In one window of Helianthus annuus cultivar XRQ/B chromosome 17, HanXRQr2.0-SUNRISE, whole genome shotgun sequence DNA:
- the LOC110924488 gene encoding trigger factor-like produces the protein MNKVIENMLGKSIEQMFEEIEVEEVRAKRQAETEAQMRDKGKSAEGSIEVSERSIVPSLVVENPVPISAVSAVFDEDVLLDDVITAEGDDEDDSEEDADEEKIDDPDDVFSASSHSDDDNNDDDDDQGGAGVTTTEASNEKNVDDYMNDGANEVSREADGKGEHVGDQNVDESEKLIL, from the coding sequence atgaacaaagtgataGAGAATATGCTCGGAAAGTCGATAGAGCAAATGTTTGAGGAGATTGAAGTAGAGGAAGTAAGGGCTAAACGTCAAGCAGAGACAGAAGCTCAGATGAGAGATAAAGGCAAAAGTGCTGAAGGCAGTATTGAAGTATCTGAAAGATCAATTGTTCCATCATTAGTTGTTGAAAATCCAGTTCCTATCTCGGCTGTATCAGCTGTATTTGATGAAGACGTCTTACTTGATGACGTAATCACTGCTGAgggtgatgatgaagatgatagtGAAGAAGATGCCGATGAAGAGAAAATTGATGATCCAGATGACGTTTTCTCAGCAAGTAGTCATAGTGATGATGAtaacaatgatgatgatgatgatcagggTGGTGCAGGTGTTACTACTACTGAAGCGTCAAACGAAAAGAATGTTGATGATTACATGAATGATGGTGCGAATGAAGTATCAAGGGAAGCTGATGGAAAGGGGGAGCATGTAGGAGATCAGAATGTGGATGAATCTGAAAAGCTAATTCTCTGA